The Ruania halotolerans genome contains the following window.
ATGCCGCGCTGGCTGAAGCCCTCTCCGAGCTCCGCCTGATCAAGGACGAGTGGGAGGTCGAGCAGCTCCGCCAGGCCGTGGACGCCACCATCGAGGGATTCGCCGAGATCGTGCGTGCCCTCCCCCGGGCCACCGAGCACCCGCGCGGGGAACGCGTGATCGAGGGAGTATTCAGCGCCCGTGCCCGTGAGGACGGCAACGGCACCGGGTATGACACGATCGCTGCCGCAGGCGAGCACGCCACCACGTTGCATTGGATCCGCAACAACGGTCAGGTGCGCGCCGGTGAGCTGGTGCTGGTGGACGCTGGGGTGGAGGTGGACTCGCTCTACACCGCCGATGTGACCCGCACCCTGCCGGTGGATGGCACCTTCACCGACGTGCAGCGCCGGATCTACACGGCGGTACTCGATGCCGCCGATGCCGCCTTCGCCGCCGTCAAGCCCGGCCTGAAGTTCCGGGACGTACACACCGCCGCCGTGACCGTGCTGGCCGAACGGCTCGCCGAGTGGGGGCTGCTGCCCGTGGGAGTGGATGTGGCGTTGAGCCCGGCCGGCCAGCAGCACCGCCGGTGGATGCCGCACGGCACCAGCCACCATCTCGGCTTGGATGTGCACGACTGCGCCCAAGCGCGGCGCGAGATGTACCTCGATGCCGAGTTGGAGCCAGGCATGGTCTTCACCATCGAGCCGGGTCTGTACTTCAAGGCAGACGATCTGGCCGTGCCGGAGGAGTTCCGCGGAATCGGTGTGCGGATCGAGGACAACGTGCTCGTGACCGCAGACGGGGTGGAGAACCTCTCGGCCGCACTGCCCCGCCGCCCCGAGGACGTGGAAGCGTGGATGGCCTCACTGCGTGACTAGGTCGGCGGTAGTTCGTGACTGAGCCGGCCGTACCGGCCGGAGATCGCTCACCTGGCGGGGGCCTGCGCGGCACTCGGCGGGCGCTACCCGCGGCGGCCGTCGGGGCGTTCTCCGCGGCGCTGTACAGCGTGTTCTCGATCCGGCAGTGGGCGAGATTCGTCTCGCCCTCGTGGGACCTGGGCATCTTCACCCAACTGCTGCGGGCCTACGCCGAACTCCGCGCTCCGGTGGTGCCGATCAAGGGTGAGGGCTTCATGCTGCTCGGCGACCATTTCCACCCGCTGCTGGCCGTGCTCGCGCCGGTGTACGCGCTCGCACCATCGGGCCTGACGTTGCTGCTGCTGCAGAACGTCCTGATCGGCATCTCCACGGCGGTGCTCACCGGATGCGCCGTGCGCCACCTGGGCCGGGCAGGCGGGATCACCTTGGGCCTGGCCTACGGCCTGAGCTGGGGGCTGCAATCTGCCGTCGCGTCGCAGTTCCACGAGGTCGCCCTCGCCCTGCCCTTCCTGACGGCGTCCGGTGCGGCCCTGGTACGCCGGGACCATCGGGCGGCGGTGCTGTGGGCCCTGCCCCTGCTGGGGGTGAAAGAGGATCTGGGGCTCACCGTGGCCATGGTGGGCGTGGTGGTGGCACTGCGCGGGTCACGTCGCCTCGGCCTGCTGACGGCGGCCGGTGGCCTGGCCGCGTTCGTTCTGGTCACCAAGGTGGTGTTGCCCGCACTGAACCCCGATGGCGTGTGGGATTACGCCGACGACTCGATCCTGGCGACCCTTCTCGAGAACCCGGCGGCCGCCGTCGGGGCGCTGTTCACCGGGGCCGGGGCGAAGCTCGGCCTCGTGGTGATGGTGGTCATGCCGACGGCGTTCCTCGCTGTGCGCAGCCCGATCGCCTTGCTGACGCTGCCCACATTCGCGTGGCGGCTCACCTCCGATGTGCCATTCCACTGGAGCACGGACTGGCACTACTCGGCCGTGCTGATGCCGGTGGTGTTCCTCGCTGCCATCGATGCGGTCTTGGTGCTGCGACTACGCAGGTATGCCGCATGGATCGGGACCGGGCTACTCGTCCTCGCGCTGGCGGTCACGATCCGCTTCCCGCTGTGGCAACTCACCGAGCCGGAGTACTACCGGCCGGCGTGGAATGAGCAGGGAGCGCTCGCGGTCCTGGACGCGGTCCCTGATGGTG
Protein-coding sequences here:
- a CDS encoding aminopeptidase P family protein yields the protein MVSSADESVSEQQPLADRGSNRSHRPNSDAFRTFIASAWAPRDEPKVARARVADHARWRRDQIAERFPGNRLVVPAGPLKVRSNDTDYRFRPHSAFAHLTGLGTDEEPDAVLVLHPEAGGGYEAVLYFRPLASRDTEEFYADARYGEFWVGARPTLDELETRTGIRCAHIDELPDALAKDAGHVAMRVVREADEAVTAQVDAARTAGQAQAENTTAEDAALAEALSELRLIKDEWEVEQLRQAVDATIEGFAEIVRALPRATEHPRGERVIEGVFSARAREDGNGTGYDTIAAAGEHATTLHWIRNNGQVRAGELVLVDAGVEVDSLYTADVTRTLPVDGTFTDVQRRIYTAVLDAADAAFAAVKPGLKFRDVHTAAVTVLAERLAEWGLLPVGVDVALSPAGQQHRRWMPHGTSHHLGLDVHDCAQARREMYLDAELEPGMVFTIEPGLYFKADDLAVPEEFRGIGVRIEDNVLVTADGVENLSAALPRRPEDVEAWMASLRD
- a CDS encoding DUF2079 domain-containing protein, whose product is MTEPAVPAGDRSPGGGLRGTRRALPAAAVGAFSAALYSVFSIRQWARFVSPSWDLGIFTQLLRAYAELRAPVVPIKGEGFMLLGDHFHPLLAVLAPVYALAPSGLTLLLLQNVLIGISTAVLTGCAVRHLGRAGGITLGLAYGLSWGLQSAVASQFHEVALALPFLTASGAALVRRDHRAAVLWALPLLGVKEDLGLTVAMVGVVVALRGSRRLGLLTAAGGLAAFVLVTKVVLPALNPDGVWDYADDSILATLLENPAAAVGALFTGAGAKLGLVVMVVMPTAFLAVRSPIALLTLPTFAWRLTSDVPFHWSTDWHYSAVLMPVVFLAAIDAVLVLRLRRYAAWIGTGLLVLALAVTIRFPLWQLTEPEYYRPAWNEQGALAVLDAVPDGAVVATDITLMGYLAPRAEVYWVGNDSNPVPDFVVVNTSSGVYGEAPPQDVVAYAESKFPGASFTEVLDRDGFLMAERAS